A single Danio rerio strain Tuebingen ecotype United States chromosome 17, GRCz12tu, whole genome shotgun sequence DNA region contains:
- the zmpste24 gene encoding CAAX prenyl protease 1 homolog (The RefSeq protein has 2 substitutions compared to this genomic sequence) — protein MLREILALSVEDKIFYAVLFFSWTVYVWEAYLAYRQRKIYRATVHVPTELGKIMDSETFEKSRLYQLDKSNFGFWSGLYSEFEGTLILLLGGIPFLWKLSGHLTAHFGFGPEYEISQSLVFLMLATLFSAFTGLPWSLYNTFVIEEKHGFNQQTLGFFLKDALKKFAVTQCILVPVTSLLLYIIKIGGDYFFIYAWLFTFIVSLILVTIYADYIAPLFDKFTPLPDGELRSEIESMAKSISFPLTKLYVVEGSKRSSHSNAYFYGFFKNKRIVLFDTLLEDYSPLNQSGEKEPGTGEENEAVVNESKAKPKNKKQGCSNPEVLAVLGHELGHWKLGHTVKNIVISQMNSFLCFFLFAVLIGRKELFMAFGFHDTQPTLIGLMIIFQFIFSPYNELLSFCMTELSRRFEFQADAFARGMGRSSELYSALIKLNKDNLGFPVADWLFSMWHYSHPPLLERLRALTGPKQD, from the exons ATGCTCCGGGAAATTCTTGCATTATCAGTTGAAGACAAGATATTTTACGCTGTCCTGTTTTTCTCATGGACGGTGTATGTTTGGGAGGCCTACCTCGCCTATAGACAG AGAAAGATCTACAGGGCTACAGTTCATGTGCCCACTGAGCTGGGCAAGATTATGGATTCAGAGACCTTTGAAAAGTCTCGCCTCTATCAGCTGGACAAGAGTAACTTTGGCTTCTGGTCTGGATTATACTCTGAGTTTGAAGGCACG CTAATACTGCTCCTTGGTGGAATCCCATTCCTTTGGAAATTATCTGGGCATCTGACAGCTCACTTTGGTTTTGGTCCAGAGTACGAG ATCTCCCAGTCTTTGGTGTTTCTGATGTTGGCGACTCTCTTCAGTGCTTTTACTGGCCTTCCCTGGAGCCTCTACAACACATTTGTTATTGAGGAGAAGCATGGGTTTAACCAACAG ACACTTGGTTTCTTCCTAAAAGACGCTCTCAAGAAGTTTGCCGTTACTCAGTGTATTTTGCTACCAGTGACATCGTTGCTTCTTTACATCATCAAGATTGGCGGCGATTACTTTTTCATCTACGCCTGGCTTTTCACATTCATCGTCTCACTG ATTCTGGTGACTATCTACGCAGACTACATCGCCCCTTTGTTTGATAAATTCACCCCGCTGCCAGATGGAGAGCTGAGGAGTGAGATCGAAAGCATGGCCAAGTCCATCAGCTTCCCTCTCACCAAGCTCTATGTAGTAGAAG GATCAAAGAGGTCTTCGCACAGTAATGCCTACTTCTATggcttttttaaaaacaagcgCATTGTGCTGTTTGACACACTTTTGGAGGATTACTCTCCTTTAAACCAGTCGGGAGAGAAAGAGCCAGGAACAGGGGAGGAGAATGAGGCGGTGGTCAACGAGAGCAAGGCCAAGCCAAAG AACAAGAAACAGGGCTGCTCTAACCCTGAGGTTTTAGCAGTTCTTGGACATGAACTTGGACATTGGAAACTAGGCCATACTGTCAAAAACATTGTCATCAGCCAG ATGAACTCCTTCCTATGCTTCTTCCTTTTTGCTGTCCTGATTGGTCGAAAAGAGCTCTTTATGGCATTTGGTTTTCATGACACCCAGCCAACTCTTATTGGGCTGATGATCATCTTTCAGTTCATCTTCTCACCTTACAATGAG CTGCTGTCGTTCTGTATGACTGTGTTGAGCCGGAGGTTTGAGTTTCAGGCAGATGCATTTGCGCGCGGTATGGGCCGATCATCTGAGCTGTACTCCGCTCTCATTAAGCTCAACAAGGACAACCTAGGCTTCCCTGTAGCAGACTGGCTCTTCTCCATGTGGCATTACTCCCATCCTCCCCTGCTAGAGCGCCTCAGAGCCCTCACTGGACCCAAGCAGGACTGA